From Bacteroidales bacterium, a single genomic window includes:
- a CDS encoding ATP-grasp domain-containing protein, translating into MKKKILILYSEVFPDSKQDELDVLEQVDVVRDALKEKEYEVLQMPASLKLDELIEKINEIKPDVIFNLVETIQHTGEILYIVPALLQHLHIPYTGSPIEALFITTSKVLTKKMMRWNGIPTADWFEMDQLHLLDPKKRYILKPIWEDGSLGIEEENVFYGNNANYIKGLAKYPARKYFIEEYIDGREFNISVWEGMTEPDVLPHAEMQFFDYPEGKPKIMGFSGKWVEGAFEYENTARTFEVKEEDIELHRNIDKVARDCWNVFKLQGYARVDMRVDKNGNIYVLEVNANPCIAENSGFYAASLKAGYSFPDVVHRIVERAVI; encoded by the coding sequence ATGAAGAAAAAAATTCTGATTTTATACAGTGAAGTGTTTCCCGATTCGAAACAGGATGAACTGGATGTGCTCGAACAAGTGGATGTCGTAAGAGATGCTTTAAAAGAAAAAGAATATGAAGTTTTGCAAATGCCGGCTTCATTAAAGTTAGATGAACTCATTGAAAAAATTAATGAAATAAAACCTGATGTCATTTTCAACCTGGTTGAAACCATTCAACATACCGGTGAAATATTGTACATCGTTCCCGCATTGTTGCAACACTTACACATTCCTTACACCGGCTCACCTATAGAAGCCCTGTTCATCACTACTTCAAAGGTGCTGACAAAAAAAATGATGCGTTGGAATGGAATCCCCACGGCCGATTGGTTTGAAATGGACCAGCTTCATTTGCTCGACCCAAAGAAACGATACATCCTGAAACCAATATGGGAAGATGGTTCGCTGGGTATTGAAGAAGAAAATGTTTTTTACGGGAACAATGCAAATTATATTAAAGGCCTTGCAAAATATCCGGCAAGAAAATATTTTATTGAAGAATATATTGACGGACGCGAATTCAATATTTCAGTTTGGGAAGGTATGACAGAACCTGATGTTCTTCCTCATGCAGAAATGCAATTCTTTGATTACCCTGAAGGAAAACCAAAGATAATGGGGTTTTCAGGCAAATGGGTTGAAGGTGCTTTTGAATACGAGAACACTGCCCGCACATTTGAAGTTAAAGAAGAAGATATAGAACTTCATAGAAATATTGACAAGGTTGCACGCGACTGCTGGAATGTTTTCAAACTGCAAGGTTATGCACGCGTTGATATGCGCGTTGACAAGAACGGAAATATTTATGTGCTGGAAGTGAATGCCAATCCTTGTATTGCTGAAAACAGCGGATTCTATGCTGCATCGCTTAAAGCTGGATATTCATTTCCCGATGTTGTTCATCGTATTGTTGAAAGAGCTGTAATTTAA
- a CDS encoding GNAT family N-acetyltransferase produces the protein MEIKYREEVLESDIANVREIIESSGFFHSYEIDVAVELVEERLKKGKESGYYFIFAEQNGKTIGYTCFGNIPCTLYSFDLYWIAVHNDFRSLGLGKILMDKTETAIKQMGGKAIYIETSSQEKYIPTQKFYDKCNCELIARFTDFYADGDDKLVYRKKV, from the coding sequence ATGGAAATCAAATACAGAGAAGAAGTTCTTGAAAGCGACATTGCCAATGTTCGTGAAATCATCGAATCATCTGGTTTTTTTCATTCTTACGAAATTGATGTGGCTGTTGAACTTGTTGAAGAACGTTTGAAAAAAGGAAAAGAAAGCGGTTACTATTTCATTTTTGCTGAACAAAACGGGAAAACAATTGGCTACACTTGCTTTGGAAATATTCCCTGTACACTTTATAGTTTCGATTTATACTGGATTGCTGTCCATAACGATTTCCGCAGTCTCGGACTTGGAAAAATATTAATGGATAAAACCGAAACAGCTATAAAGCAAATGGGAGGCAAAGCAATTTATATTGAAACTTCTTCACAAGAAAAATATATTCCCACTCAAAAATTCTACGATAAATGCAACTGCGAGCTCATTGCCCGCTTCACCGATTTCTATGCCGATGGTGATGATAAGCTAGTATACAGGAAGAAGGTTTGA
- a CDS encoding YgiQ family radical SAM protein — protein MSNSKLSESAWLPISKKEIEARGWEQPDIIIVSGDAYVDHPSFGHAVIARILEKDGFKVAILPQPNWRDDLRDFKKLGTPKLFFGVTAGCMDSMINHYTANKRLRSDDAYTPGGQAGFRPDYASIVYTKILKKLFPEIPVILGGVEASLRRFTHYDYWSDSLKPSILFESGADMLVYGMGEMAIRKIAAQLSEGKKINELKNIEQTAYIDNTKLVIPDAIELSSYEKCLKDKIAYAKNFVQIEIESNSLKAKTIIQQHGEKWLVVNTPFPPLSSSQIDASFDLPFTRMPHPRYESRGQIPAYEMIKFSVNIHRGCFGGCSFCTISAHQGKFVSSRSEKSILKEVETITKQNDFKGHITDLGGPSANMYQMQGKDLKLCETCKRYSCIYPSVCKNLDINHKPILDIYNKVSKIQGIKKVTIGSGIRYDMLQTNDSKVDKENHLSEYAKQVICEHVSGRLKVAPEHTSDEVLKMMRKPSFDSFRKFNSTFNKICREEKLNQQLIPYFISSHPGCKLAQMAELAAETKNMGFHLEQVQDFTPTPMTLSTEIFYTGIDPYSLKHVYVAHSSKDKHEQQKFFFWYKKENVNWIKDTLLKLHREDLLPKLIKDYKENKKDFRQEKKQNKRFGRR, from the coding sequence TTGAGTAATTCAAAATTATCGGAATCAGCATGGCTTCCTATTTCAAAAAAAGAAATTGAAGCAAGAGGTTGGGAACAGCCCGATATTATTATTGTCAGCGGTGATGCTTATGTTGACCATCCATCGTTCGGGCATGCAGTAATAGCACGCATTCTGGAAAAGGACGGATTTAAAGTTGCTATTCTTCCCCAACCAAACTGGCGCGATGATTTAAGAGATTTTAAAAAGCTTGGCACTCCAAAACTTTTTTTCGGAGTTACTGCGGGATGCATGGATTCTATGATAAATCATTACACAGCCAACAAACGCTTGCGTTCTGATGATGCTTACACTCCCGGTGGACAAGCTGGTTTTCGTCCTGATTATGCAAGTATCGTTTATACAAAAATCCTGAAAAAACTTTTTCCTGAAATTCCAGTTATTCTTGGGGGAGTTGAAGCATCACTTCGCCGTTTCACACATTATGATTACTGGTCGGATTCATTGAAGCCTTCTATTCTTTTTGAATCGGGCGCTGATATGTTGGTTTATGGAATGGGTGAAATGGCTATTCGTAAAATTGCTGCCCAACTTTCGGAAGGAAAAAAAATAAATGAATTAAAAAATATTGAACAGACCGCTTACATTGATAATACAAAACTTGTAATACCTGATGCGATTGAACTTTCATCATACGAAAAATGTTTGAAAGATAAAATTGCTTATGCGAAAAATTTTGTTCAAATCGAAATCGAATCGAATTCATTAAAAGCAAAAACTATAATTCAGCAACATGGCGAAAAATGGTTGGTTGTAAATACTCCTTTTCCTCCATTGTCTTCATCACAAATTGATGCATCGTTCGATTTGCCTTTTACAAGAATGCCACATCCACGTTATGAAAGCCGTGGACAAATTCCTGCATACGAGATGATAAAATTCTCGGTGAATATTCATCGCGGATGTTTTGGTGGATGCAGCTTCTGCACGATATCAGCTCACCAGGGAAAATTTGTTTCGAGTCGTTCAGAAAAATCAATTTTAAAAGAAGTTGAAACCATTACTAAACAAAACGATTTCAAAGGACACATTACCGATCTTGGCGGACCTTCAGCCAACATGTACCAAATGCAGGGAAAAGATTTAAAGCTTTGTGAAACTTGCAAACGATATTCTTGTATTTATCCTAGCGTATGTAAAAATCTTGACATAAATCACAAGCCGATTTTGGATATATATAATAAGGTGTCGAAAATTCAGGGAATAAAAAAAGTTACTATCGGAAGCGGAATCCGTTACGACATGCTGCAAACCAATGACAGCAAGGTTGACAAAGAAAATCATTTATCGGAATATGCAAAGCAAGTTATTTGCGAGCATGTTTCGGGCAGGTTAAAAGTTGCACCCGAACATACTTCCGATGAAGTTTTAAAAATGATGCGTAAACCTTCTTTCGACAGTTTCCGGAAATTCAATTCCACCTTCAATAAAATTTGTCGTGAAGAAAAATTAAACCAACAACTCATTCCTTATTTTATTTCCAGTCATCCCGGCTGTAAACTGGCGCAGATGGCCGAGCTTGCTGCCGAAACAAAAAATATGGGATTTCACCTGGAGCAGGTTCAGGACTTCACTCCTACTCCAATGACTTTATCAACAGAAATATTTTATACCGGCATCGACCCGTATTCATTGAAGCATGTTTATGTTGCACATTCTTCAAAAGATAAACATGAACAACAGAAATTTTTCTTCTGGTATAAAAAAGAAAATGTGAATTGGATAAAAGACACTTTATTAAAATTGCATCGCGAAGATCTGCTTCCCAAGCTAATCAAGGATTACAAGGAAAATAAAAAAGATTTTCGCCAGGAAAAGAAACAAAATAAAAGATTCGGAAGAAGATGA
- a CDS encoding NAD(P)/FAD-dependent oxidoreductase — translation MINDVVIIGGGPAGIMAGIFAAQNGAKVLLLEKMREPLRKLKITGKGRCNITNTAPMAAFLTETGPQPNFLKPSFLRFFNDDTVAFFEQIGVKTVVERGGRVFPESNSAVDVANKMLDYARSCGVEIRCNSKIKRFITEENKVTAVEVAPNEIIYGKTFILATGGASYPATGSSGEGYPIARNLGHQVTPIRPALVPVETKGDSAKNLQGLSLINVKVNVWIDGKKAGDEFGEMLFTHFGLSGPIILTLSRRFNDAIQQKKKIIFSIDLKPALDEQKLDNRLQRDLDENGKMKLVNIFRKWLPAKLIPEFIRLLNLDGEKIAGQIKSEERKKIRLLLKDFRFEVTALRPFSEAIITSGGISLEQINSKTLASKIYPNLFFAGEVLDLDANTGGYNLQIAFSTGVLAGEQAAWMALG, via the coding sequence ATGATAAATGATGTTGTAATCATTGGTGGCGGTCCTGCCGGAATAATGGCCGGAATATTTGCAGCGCAAAACGGCGCAAAAGTTTTGCTTCTTGAAAAAATGCGCGAACCTTTACGAAAATTAAAAATCACCGGCAAAGGAAGATGCAACATCACCAATACCGCGCCTATGGCTGCATTCCTTACCGAAACGGGTCCGCAGCCAAATTTCTTAAAACCTTCTTTCCTTCGATTTTTTAATGATGACACAGTTGCTTTCTTTGAACAGATAGGTGTTAAAACAGTTGTTGAACGTGGCGGTCGTGTTTTTCCCGAAAGCAATTCGGCAGTTGATGTGGCAAATAAAATGCTTGATTACGCCAGATCATGCGGAGTTGAAATTCGCTGCAACAGTAAAATAAAAAGATTTATTACAGAAGAAAATAAAGTTACAGCTGTTGAAGTTGCTCCCAACGAAATTATTTACGGAAAAACTTTTATCCTTGCAACCGGCGGAGCTTCTTATCCTGCTACAGGTTCGTCGGGTGAAGGCTATCCAATTGCCAGAAATCTTGGGCATCAGGTAACACCTATTCGTCCGGCACTTGTTCCTGTTGAGACAAAAGGTGATTCGGCAAAAAATTTGCAAGGCTTAAGTTTAATTAATGTTAAAGTTAATGTGTGGATTGACGGGAAAAAAGCCGGTGATGAATTCGGCGAAATGTTGTTCACTCATTTTGGTTTATCAGGTCCAATCATTCTTACTTTAAGTCGAAGATTCAATGATGCTATTCAGCAAAAGAAAAAAATTATTTTTTCGATTGACCTAAAACCCGCACTGGATGAGCAAAAGCTCGACAACCGCCTGCAGCGCGATCTGGATGAAAACGGAAAAATGAAACTGGTAAATATTTTCAGGAAATGGCTACCTGCAAAATTAATTCCTGAATTCATCAGGTTACTAAATCTTGACGGAGAAAAAATAGCAGGACAGATTAAATCCGAAGAAAGAAAAAAAATCCGTTTGCTGTTAAAAGATTTTCGTTTTGAGGTTACCGCACTTCGCCCGTTCAGCGAGGCAATCATTACTTCAGGCGGCATCAGTCTTGAACAAATAAATTCAAAAACACTGGCATCGAAAATTTATCCTAACCTTTTCTTTGCAGGTGAAGTCCTTGATCTGGATGCCAACACCGGAGGTTATAATTTGCAAATTGCTTTTTCAACAGGAGTATTGGCCGGAGAACAGGCTGCGTGGATGGCACTGGGCTAA
- a CDS encoding tetratricopeptide repeat protein: protein MKNTNQKNSGNKNQKNISQQNTQKQLKKKPDTNPYYILFLIAFLIYSNSLFNAYTLDDRLTITDNAFTKQGVKGIDDILSHDTFVGFFGIQKNLVAGGRYRPMSLITFALEYQLFGLSPFISHLINILMYAFSCVLIYKVLLMLFPADKNTKWYLTIPFLASVLFAAHPLHVECVANIKGRDELMSFLGSFAALYFILKYLEDKKILHLILAQLIFFVGLMSKENTITFVAVVPLTLLFFRKANIIETIKQTVFLFITSIVFILIRYKVLGFFMGASIDNELLNNPFIDATAMQKFATVLLTWGKYLILLVFPHPLTHDYYPKQIPIINMTDVRAIIPLLIYVGLIVFAILKLKKRNVVSYGILYFMFTFSIVSNLVFSIGTFMNDRFMYMPLLGFTIIAAYFFNWLMTKKNVSEKTIILIGSVLLLGYSVKTFSRNFVWKNDYTLFTTDVKVSPNSAKCNVSAGGLSLDMASEEKDPVKKKKYIEDALTYLNKGVTIHPKYDAGWVLLGRAMIFLEDYKKAREYFKITLTLNPTQKEALNNWLYCAQQSAKNKDYAEAVESYKGLLQYKKLDDDLYIQIATVYEDAGKTDSAIATLDTLILRNPQYAPAYSKMGEIYGKVLNNIDKSLEYLLKAYSIKADDASLLENLGIAYGIKKDYAQSILYFEKALVVSPDNYRIYSNMSGTYHNMGNDAKAKECLQKAAELQKKEESSKGQVVSKE from the coding sequence ATGAAAAATACAAACCAGAAAAATTCAGGCAATAAAAATCAAAAAAATATTTCTCAGCAGAATACCCAGAAACAGTTGAAAAAAAAACCTGATACCAATCCGTACTATATCTTATTTTTGATTGCTTTTCTGATTTATTCCAATTCACTTTTTAATGCTTACACGCTCGACGACCGTCTGACCATTACTGACAATGCGTTTACAAAGCAGGGTGTTAAAGGCATTGATGATATTTTAAGTCATGATACGTTTGTTGGATTTTTTGGTATACAGAAAAACCTTGTAGCAGGTGGGCGTTACAGACCGATGTCGCTTATTACATTTGCACTCGAGTATCAGCTGTTTGGCTTAAGCCCGTTTATCAGCCACCTTATTAATATATTAATGTATGCATTTTCATGTGTGCTGATATATAAAGTTTTGCTGATGCTATTTCCTGCTGATAAAAATACAAAATGGTATTTGACTATTCCATTCCTGGCGAGTGTACTATTTGCAGCTCATCCGTTGCATGTTGAGTGTGTTGCCAATATTAAAGGCCGTGATGAACTGATGAGTTTTTTAGGTTCGTTTGCTGCATTGTATTTTATTTTAAAATATCTTGAAGATAAAAAAATTCTTCATCTTATTTTGGCGCAGCTTATATTTTTTGTAGGACTGATGTCGAAAGAAAATACAATAACATTTGTTGCTGTAGTTCCGCTAACCCTATTGTTTTTCAGGAAAGCAAATATTATTGAAACAATCAAACAGACCGTATTTTTATTTATTACAAGTATAGTTTTTATTTTGATACGATATAAAGTTCTGGGATTTTTTATGGGCGCTTCCATTGACAATGAACTTTTGAATAATCCATTTATTGATGCAACTGCCATGCAAAAATTCGCAACAGTTTTACTGACATGGGGAAAATACTTGATATTGCTGGTGTTCCCGCATCCACTTACCCATGATTATTATCCGAAACAAATACCGATAATTAATATGACGGATGTCAGGGCAATAATTCCGTTATTAATATATGTAGGACTTATTGTGTTTGCAATACTGAAATTGAAGAAAAGAAATGTTGTTTCGTATGGGATTTTATATTTCATGTTTACCTTTTCAATTGTTTCGAACCTGGTGTTTTCGATAGGAACATTTATGAACGACCGTTTCATGTATATGCCATTGCTGGGCTTCACAATAATTGCTGCATATTTTTTCAACTGGCTTATGACGAAAAAAAATGTTTCTGAAAAAACTATTATTCTTATAGGAAGTGTTTTGTTGTTGGGTTATTCAGTAAAAACATTCAGCAGGAATTTTGTTTGGAAGAACGATTACACGTTGTTTACTACCGATGTTAAAGTTTCGCCGAATTCGGCAAAGTGTAATGTTTCAGCAGGAGGACTTTCGCTCGATATGGCTAGCGAAGAAAAAGACCCGGTTAAGAAAAAGAAATATATTGAAGATGCGTTGACCTATTTGAATAAAGGAGTTACCATTCATCCAAAATACGATGCTGGTTGGGTGTTACTGGGGCGTGCCATGATTTTTCTTGAAGATTATAAAAAAGCCCGTGAGTATTTTAAAATAACACTGACATTAAATCCTACACAGAAAGAAGCGCTGAACAACTGGCTTTACTGTGCACAACAAAGCGCCAAGAATAAAGATTATGCTGAAGCTGTTGAAAGTTACAAAGGTCTTTTGCAATATAAAAAGCTTGACGATGACTTATATATTCAGATTGCTACAGTTTATGAAGATGCCGGAAAAACCGATTCCGCAATTGCTACGCTTGATACACTGATATTGAGAAATCCTCAGTATGCTCCTGCATACAGCAAAATGGGTGAGATTTACGGAAAGGTTTTAAATAATATTGATAAGTCGCTTGAATATTTATTAAAAGCGTATTCAATAAAAGCTGATGATGCATCGCTGCTTGAGAACTTAGGAATTGCTTATGGAATAAAAAAAGATTATGCACAATCCATTTTATATTTTGAAAAAGCGCTTGTTGTATCTCCCGATAATTACAGGATATATTCAAATATGAGCGGAACATATCACAATATGGGTAACGATGCAAAAGCAAAAGAATGTTTGCAAAAGGCAGCAGAGTTGCAGAAGAAAGAGGAGAGTAGTAAAGGGCAGGTAGTAAGTAAAGAATAA